ACCTTCAAGTCCTGATTTTAATTCTTCAATCATATGATTAATACGATTTTCAATCATTACTTCCGGTAATTCTACTTTGCAATTATCACTAGCTTGTTTTAAGGCTGCAGATTTAACAGCATTTTCTGCTTTTTCAGCTGCAACTTTTTCAAGATTAGCTTTAATATCAGCTTTCAATTCTTCTACAGTATTAAAAGCACTTACATCTTTTACGAATTCATCGTCTAATGTTGGCATTTCTTTGCGTTTCACATCATTAATAGTAACTTTAAACATTGCTGATTTACCGGCTAAGTTAGGAGCATGGTATTCTACTGGGAATACAACATTTACATCTCTTTCATCGCCAGCTTTAGCGCCAACTAATTGTTCTTCAAAGCCAGGAATAAAGCTTCCGGAACCTATTTGTAGTGGATAGCCTTTACCTTCGCCACCTTCAAACGCTTCACCATCAACAAATCCTTTGAAGTCAATAACTGCAAAGTCACCATCTTTGATTTCAGCATTTTCTGCTACAACCATTTTAGCATTATTATTTAATAAATTATTAATTTGGTTTTGAATTTGCTCTTCAGTAACTGCTTCAACATTTTTTTCAACTTTTAAATTTTTATATTCACCAAGCTCAATTTCCGGTTTTGGAACAATTGTAGCTTTGAAAACTAATTCTTT
The sequence above is a segment of the Negativicutes bacterium genome. Coding sequences within it:
- a CDS encoding trigger factor, giving the protein MKVTTEKIDNHKVVLEITVPQEEVKKGLDLAFAKLSKKINIPGFRKGKVPRNVLISKIGKQALLEEAFDIVAPNALNKALVEQNLDPVVRPEVDIITLEEEKELVFKATIVPKPEIELGEYKNLKVEKNVEAVTEEQIQNQINNLLNNNAKMVVAENAEIKDGDFAVIDFKGFVDGEAFEGGEGKGYPLQIGSGSFIPGFEEQLVGAKAGDERDVNVVFPVEYHAPNLAGKSAMFKVTINDVKRKEMPTLDDEFVKDVSAFNTVEELKADIKANLEKVAAEKAENAVKSAALKQASDNCKVELPEVMIENRINHMIEELKSGLEGRGMKFEQYLEYVKMDLDAIRNNYREIAAENVKADLMLEAIAKAEDVKVEATDLADEVENMAKAYGATPEQVQSIIQQQGRINDLINTVVRKKAVQIILDNVAQ